A single region of the Vicia villosa cultivar HV-30 ecotype Madison, WI linkage group LG4, Vvil1.0, whole genome shotgun sequence genome encodes:
- the LOC131597497 gene encoding uncharacterized protein LOC131597497 — protein sequence MAQAMQNQLNADENAGSRSLATFQRENPPVFKGTHDPDGALDWLKELERIFRVMDCTPAQKVRYGTHMLAKEADDWWLKTLARLGFSGEEVTWNVFRREFLRKYYPEDVRGKKEIEFLELTQGNKSVTEYAAKFTELIKFYPHFDGEGAEFSKCIKFQNGLRSEIKKDVGYQKIRLFFDLVDSCRIFEEDSNAHHKMVSDRRGKNQQSRGKPYDAGKGKQRVTHGQRFGNMGHAMSDCKHKDMVCFTCGEEGHIGSQCPKKKAQSSGKVFALAGTPTASGDRLIRDWVLCCLP from the exons atgGCTCAGGCTATGCAGAACCAACTGAATGCTGACGAGAATGCTGGATCTCGTAGTTTGGCGACTTTCCAAAGGGAGAATCCGCcggtgttcaagggtacgcatgaccctgatggtgctcttgattggttAAAGGAGCTCGAGCGAATCTTCCGTgttatggattgcactcctgcTCAGAAGGTCAGATATGGCACTCATATGCTGGCtaaggaagctgatgattggtggttgAAGACTCTTGCTAGGTTGGGGTTTTCAGGTGAGGAAGTCACTTGGAATGTGTTCcgtagggaatttctgaggaagtactatcctgaagatgttcggggtaagAAAGAGATAGAATTCCTAGAGTTGACACAAGGGAACAAGTCCGTGaccgagtatgctgccaagttcacTGAGTTGATTAAGTTCTATCCTCACTTTGATGGCGAAGGTgctgaattttctaagtgcatcaaGTTTCAGAATGGGTTACGCTCAGAGATCAAGAAGGATGTTGGGTACCAAAAGATCCGTTTGTTTTTTGATTTGGTTGACAGTTGTAGGATCTTTGAGGAGGATAGTAATGCTCATCACAAGATGGTTAGTGATAGAAGGGGCAAGAATCAACAAAgccgtgggaaaccgtatgatgctGGTAAAGGGAAACAAAGAGTTACTCATGGTCAGAg ATTTGGTAACATGGGACATGCAATGTCTGATTGTAAGCATAAGGACATGGTATGTTTCACGTGTGGCGAAGAGGGACACATTGGTAGCCAGTGTCCAAAGAAGAAGGCAcaatctagtggaaaggtgtttgcttTAGCTGGGACTCCTACAGCTAGTGGAGACCGACTCATCAGAG ATTGGGTCTTATGTTGTCTTCCATGA